The Cystobacter fuscus DSM 2262 genomic sequence CCTGGGCGGCTACGTGAAGATGGCCGGCGACGCGCCCCACGAGGAGCTGGCGCCCGAGGACGCCGACCGGGGCTTCCTCAACGCCGCGCCGTGGAAGCGCGCGCTCATCGTGGTGGCCGGGCCGGTCTTCAACCTCGTCTTCCCCATCCTCATCTACTTCTTCGTGTTCGTGGGCGCCCACGAGGCCACCTCCACCCGCGTGGGCTTCGTGGATCCGGCCATGCCCGCGGCCGTCGCCGGCATCCGCCCGGGTGACCGCATCACCTCGGTGGAGGGCGAGCCGGTACGCACCTTCGAGGATCTGCGCGAGGCCTTCGTCGGCCGCTTCGATCGCCCCGTGCCCGTTACCATCGAGCGCGACGGCCAGTCGACGACGCTCAACGTGACGCCGCGCAAGATCGTCGAGTCCAGCGCCGTCGACTCGGTGGAGCGGGGCCAGATTGGCATCCAGCCCATCCGCAAGCCGGCGGTGCTGGGCGTGCCCGCGGGTTCGGTCGCCGCCCAGGCGGGGTTCAAGAGCTTCGACCGCGTCCTGTCCGTCAACGGGGTGAACATCCCGGACGAGGCGGCGCTCCATGAGCAGTTGGCGAAGCTGCAGGGGCCGCTCGAGGTCACCGTGCAGCGCTCGCAGCCGGTGGAGGTGGGCGCGACGACGGGCGGCGTGCCCACCCTCGCCACGGTGAAGCTGGAGCGGCAGCCGGGGGGAGATGGCTTCTCCGCCCTGGGCGCCGAGCCCTCGGACATGTACGTGTCGTCCGTGTTTCCCGGCAGCGTGGCGCAGAAGGCCGGCCTGCGCGCGGGAGACCGGCTGGTGAGCTTCAACGGCGAGCCGCTGCGCTCCTTCAACGTCCTGGCCGGAGAGCTGAGCACCCTCAAGGACAAGCCCTTCACGCTCTCCTGGCGCTCGTCCACGGACGGGCAGGAGCACACGCAGCAGCTCGCCCAGACGATGCGCACCAGCACGGACGAGATGGGTCAGGAGACCTCGCGGCTGGAGCTGGGTGTGCGGCCCTGGCTGCCCTCCTCGGCGGAGCTCTTGCCGGTGGACACGGTGGTGGTGACGCTCGGAGTCGGCGAGGCGCTGCGCGAGGCCGTCGTCGTGGTGCCGAAGATCGTCGGTCAGATGGTGAAGGTCATCGGCGGGCTCGTCAGCGGCCAGGTGTCGACGAAGACGCTCGGCGGCCCGGTGATGATGTACCAGCTGGCCTCCAAGAGCGCGGAGCAGGGCTGGGACAGCTTCCTGCACCTCATGGCCATCATCTCCATCAACCTCGGGGTGATGAACCTGCTGCCCATTCCCATCCTCGACGGCTTCCACCTGCTGTCGGCGTTCTGGGAGGCCATCCGCCGCCGCCCCATTCCGGTGCGCGTGCGCGAGATGGCCAACGTGGTCGGCCTCATCCTGCTCGTGGCGCTCATGGGCATGGCCTTCTTCAACGACATCACCCGATAGGAGGTGGGAATGCGGCGGTTGCTCGTGGGAGTGAGCGTGGGGTTGGGGCTGCTGTCGGGTTGTGCCGCGCGGGCCACCCGGGGCGACGAGGACACGGCGGAGCGCGCTTCCGCCACGCGGGGCTACCTGGAGGAGGGACTCGCCTCCTACTACGCCGATCGCTACAACGGCCGGGCCACCGCCAGCGGTGAGAAGCTGGATCCGAAGAAGTACACCGCCGCCCACCCGAAGCTGCCCTTCGGCACGTGCCTCAAGGTGGTGAACATGGAGAACAACCGCTCGGTGGAGGTGCGCGTCAACGACCGGGGCCCCTACGTGAAGGGCCGGGTGGTGGACGTGTCGCACGTCGCGGCGAAGAAGCTGGATCTGCTGGACAAGGGGCTCGCCCGGGTGCGGCTCTACCGCTGCGCGACCCGCACCTCGCAGCTCGACGTGCAGCTCGACGTGCCCAACGAGTCGCGGGCGGGGTAGAAGCCCTCCCCATGTTCCTCGCGCTCGACTCTTCCACGCTCACGTTGTCCCTGGCCCTGGTGGAGCGGGAGGGCGAGGGGCTGCGCGTCCTCGAGCACCTGGTGGTGGCGCCGCCGCGCAAGCAGAGCGAGGCGCTGCCCGGTGTCGTGGGGGAAGTGCTCGCCCGTCACGGGGTGACGCTCGGCGCGCTGGAGGGGCTGGTGATTGGCCTCGGGCCGGGCTCCTTCACGGGGCTGCGCATCGGCCTGTCGTGCGTGAAGGGGCTCGCGTACGCGGCGCGGCTCAAGGTGGCCGGGGCCTCGTCGCTCGCGGCCGTGGCGCTGGAGGGGCCCGAGGGGCCGCCGCTCTTCGCCCTCGCGGTGGCGCGCAAGGACGACCTCTACCTGGGGCGCTACCGGCGCACGGGCCTGGGTGTGGAGGCCCTGGGCCCCGAGGAGGCCATGAGTCCCGAGGAGGTCGCCCAGCGCATGGCCGCCGAGCCCGAGGCGCTCGCCCTGGGCCCCGCGCTGCCCGAGTACCGCGCGGCCCTGGAGCGCCTGGGCGTGGCCCCGTCGCGGCTGCTCGATGCCCCCACGTTCCCCTCGGCGGTGGCGCTCGCGCACCTGGCGCGGCTGCCCGAGACGCAGTCGCTGGAGGCGCTCTTCGCGCTGGAGCCGCACTACGTGCGTGCCTCCGCGCCCGAGCTCAACCCCAAGTTTCCTCCGCTGCCCGGACCCGCGCCCACCGCGCGTCTCAAGGAAGACTGACTCAGGGGCCGGCGACCCCGAAGGCATCGTCGGGCATGAAGCTCAGGGTGATGCGCGCGCCGCCTCCGCCGATGGCTTGCGTGGCGTCCGGCCCGAAGTCGTAGGCGCGCAGGGACAGGGGCAGCTCCAGCCCCAGCGCCAGGTGCTGGGACAGCCGGACGCGCCCGTCGAGGGTGACGTAGGTGATGGACTCGAAGCCGTCCCGGGGCTCGGCGTACACGCCCGTCACCCACCAGTGCCGGGCGCGCATCCGCAACATCCCCAGGCCCCGGCGCACGAGCTTCGCCTCCAGGATGCCCTCCGCGCCCGGGCCGACGTGGTAGTCGCGCACCAGCAGCGACTCGAGGCCGAGACTTCCCGCCGCGGCGAACCCCAGGCCTCCCAGGATGGCGCTGCCCTGCAGGAACACCTCCTGGCCGAGTCTCGCCTGCACCGTCGTCCCCAGGCCCAGGCCCACGGACGACACCCGGACGATGTTGTTGGCGCCGAAGTCATAGAGGCCGAACAGGCCCCACAGCCCCTTCACCGGGCTCGTCAGGCCCCCGTACTGCCCGCCCAGCAGCAGTCCCCGGATGTAGAGGTTGCCCATGATGACGCCGGGAAAGGTCAGCCCCGCGCTCGCGTCGAAGTAGGAGAAGGGGTGGCGGTAGCGCCAGGTCGGATCCCCCAGGGCCCCGTAGGTGAGCTCCGCCGCCAGCGACACCTGCGGCCCCGCCTCGAGCAGGAGCCTGGGCGTGGTGGCCGTGCGGTCCTCCAGCCGCGTCATCAGGCTCACGCCCGGGGTGAGGACGAAGGAGAGCGGCGGCGCCGAGTCGATGTCGCCCGAGGAGGACTCTCCGCCGAGCAGCCAGTCGTTCAGCGTCGCGCCCGGACTGAGGAGCAGTCCCGTGAGCCGCCGCAGCGGACTCACCCGGCCGCCCCCCTCGGGAATCACGGCGCGGTAGGTGCGGTAGAGCACCTCGCCCAGGAACATGCCGCCGAGCGTGGTGGTGATTTGATCATTGATGGCCGGGGCCTCGTTCTCCGCGAAGTACTCCCAGCCCAGGCTGGCCGCGAAGTTGTAGAGGCCCGCGCGCCAGAAGGGCATCCCGGAGGAGCGCGCGAAGTTGTAGATGAGCGAGCCGTGGTAGGGGTGGCCGAACTGGTTGGTGATGAACTGGTCCACGTCGAAGGTCCACCCGTGGGAGCCATCGAAGTGTCCGCGTGTCGTCTCCCAGGAGATGAAGGCGAAGGGCTCGCGGGTGATGAGGTTGTGGAAGGAGAACAGGCCGATGTTGAACGCCGCGGCCTCGAACGCCGGGACGAGGTAGCTGCGGCGCAGCGGCGCGTCCGCGGGAGGCTGCTCCCTGGGGGCCTGCGCCTTCTCGGTCTCGGGCAGGGCGGCCGGGGGGACCTCGGCGGCGTGCCCGAGCGACCCCCACGTCAACAGCAGGGCCGCCATCAGCGCGCCCCCTCTCACGGCCACGTCCCTCCCAGGGCCACGCCGCCTCCGCCCGGGAGCAGCAGGGGCGCCGCGGAGAGCGCGCGCGGGGGCGGAGGGCCCCAGTTCCACATCGCCGCCGCGATCCCCACGGTGCACACCCCGACGAGCGCCAGGCCGATGCCGCCCAATTGGGTCTGCTGGCGCTTCCAGCGCTCCACCTGGACTTCCGCGGGGCTCACGGGCAGCGAGGCCACGCTGCCCTCCTGGACGTTGGCGACCAGCCAGACGAGCGTGCCGGTGAAGGTCAGGCCCGCGCCGATGCCGGCCACCAAGGGGGCCCGGGAGAGCACGGGCGCGCGCGGCGGGGAGTCGGTGGCGGGGGGATCGGCCGGAGCGGAGGGGGTGGCTCCCAGGAGGGTCGCGCTCAACAGGAGGGAAAGCATGCTCGGGTCGCCAGGGGGAGAAGGAACGGCGCGGCCCTCGTACCACCCCCGGTGGGGGACCGCTCGCGGAAGGGTCGCTCGCATCCATGAGTCGACGTTTGCCGGGAGGCCTCGGCGCCCGAGGAGGGGGCGGGGTGACATCCGGCGGGGTGGGAGGCGAGAAGCGGGACCCACCTGGCCGGGGCTTGGGGTAAAGGGGGCGCCATGAACGAGAACCTGCGAATCGCCGTGGTGGGCGCCACGGGCGTGGTGGGACGCGAAGTGGTCTCCACGCTCTTCGACCGGGAGGTGACGGCCGAGCAGCTCACCCTGCTGGCCTCGGAGCGCTCCGCGGGCGAGGAGCTGGACTACGGCGAGGAGACGCTGGAGGTGGAGAAGGTCTCGGCCGAGTCCTTCCGGGGCATGGGGCTGGTGCTGCTGGCCACGCCGGCGGAGGCGTCGCGCTCGCTCGCGCACCTGGCGCAGTCGGCGGGGGCGTGGGTGGTGGACGTGAGCTCCGCCTTCCGGGCCGAGGGCGCCGTGCCGCTGGTGCTCCCCGGCTTCAACTCCGAGCTGCTGGAGGCGAACTTCAAGGGCCGCCTGGTGGCGCTGCCCTCGGCGGTGACGACCGCGCTGGCGTGCATCCTCGAGCCGCTGCGCCAGGCGTTCGGCGTGGCCCAGGTGCAGGTGACGGCGATGATGGGGGTGTCCTCGGCGGGCAACGCGGGCGTGCGCGAGCTGGAGCAGCAGACGGCGGCGCTGCTGTCCGGGCGCGACCCCGAGGCGCACACCTTCCCCCAGCGCGTGGGCTTCAACCTGGTGCCCCAGGTGCTCCCCTTCCTCGCCAACTCGCCGTGGACGGAGGAGGAGGCGGGCTGGACGCTGGAGTGCGCGCGCCTCTTCGCGCCCCGGGGCGAGGTGCCCGTGGTGGCCGGCACCGCCGTGCAGGTGCCCACCTTCCACGGCCATGGCCTCAGCCTCCATGTGCGCCTGAAGAAGCCCGCGCCGGTGGACCAGGCCCGCGCCGCGCTCAAGGGCTCGCCCGCCCTCAAGGTGCTCGACTCTCCCGGGGAGAAGGTCTACCCCATGCCCAGCCTCGTCACCGCGGACCCCACCGTCCATGTGGGCCGCCTGCGCTCCTTCCCCCAGTCCCCCGAGTGGCTCACCCTCTTCGCCACCGTGGACAACGCCGGCCGGGGCGCCGCCCTCAACCTCGTGGAGGCCGGTCTGCGGCTCGCCGCGCGTCCCTCCTGACCCTTTGGCCTGACAATTTGGCAATGTCCTTTCGGCCGTCCCTGCCCATTTGACGGCGGGTGGGGAGGCCCCCTCCGGGTGCCGGAGGGGGCGGGGGCCGGATTCCTCCTGGCCCCTGGCTTGCTAACCTCTTCCGCACCCATGCGTACCTTCCTCCTCACGACCGCGTTGCTTCTGTCCACCGCGGCTTCGGCTCAGGTGAAGTTCACGTTCGGCACCGCCAACAGAGAGACGCTGCGCTTTGGCAAGGCCGACTGCCCGAATCCCGTGACCGTCACCTGGACGCGGACCATTCAGCCCTGCGACAGGCTCACTCTCTGGATTTCGACGACGGGCGCATGTCAGGCCGCGGTCGACACCTCGAAGGGGGATGTCCCGCTGGACGAGGTCTCCCTGGCGACCTTCCAGGGCTCGAACACGGGCACCTTCAACCTCGCGCTCTCGAGGCTGCCCTTCGGTGCGTCGGATGCCGGGCCGGGCGGCTGTGGCGGCACCACCGAGGAGAGGACGTTCACGCTGTGCGGCGCCACCAAACAGGGTGATTATCTCGGCTCTTGCAACACGGCGGTGAGTGCCACGGCGGCCAGGGTCATCTACGACGGCATGCCGCCCGCCACACCCTCGGTCTCCGCATCGAGCGGGTTTGACCAGGCCGCGAGCATCACCGTGAACGCGCCGAGCGATGCCATCAATGGGCGGGTGAGGGTGTACCGCGACAATGTGGAGGTCCGGGCGGTGGACTGGTCGGTGGGCAAGGGGGCCATCCTGGTGGATGGGCTGGAGAATGACGTCACCTACGAGGTCGATGCCTACGTCACCGACGAAGCGGGTAACCAGAGCGAGCCGAGTGCGCGCGTGCAGGTCACTCCCACCAAGACGTATGGCTTCATGGAGCACTACGCCGGGGCGAATGGGCAGGAGATGGGCGGCTGTGGGGCGGTGGGCGGTGGGGTCGCGGGCGGCGCGGTGCTGGCCGTCCTGGGTTTCTGGTTGTTCTCAAGGAGAAATCGTTCATGGCTCGAGCAGTAGCCCTCGGTGTCGCGGTGCTTCTCGCCGCGCTCCCCGGCCAGGCCCAGGAGTATTCTGACGCGCCCACCCAGTCGCCCCGGAGCGGGTCCGTGGAGTTGCGGCTCGGTAGCTACCGGCCGCAAGTCGACGCGGAGGAAGGGCTGAACGGCTCTCCCTTCTCGGATGTCTTTGGGTCGGGCGGCTGGTTGCTCTTCGAACTGGAGGTTCAACGCTTCTTCTACCAGGGCATCGGCTCGGCGGGGCTGAGCGTGTCGGCGGGCTACGCGGAGAAGTACGGCTACGCCCTGCGCGAGGATGGCAGCCCGAGCGCGGAGCGTCAGAGCTTCCACGTGGTTCCCCTGCACCTTCGGGCGGTCTACCGGTTCGACTACCCGGCGTTCCAATGGGGCTTCCCGCTGATTCCCTACGTCAAGCCAGGGCTCGTCTTCGTCCCGTGGTGGACGAACAAGGGCGGCAAGCTCGATTCGGCGCCCGGGAGGGACGCGGTGGAGGGGAGCCCGGCGGTGCCCGCGCGCAAGGGCACCGGCGTCAGGTACGGCTGGGAAGTGGCCGTCGGTCTGTCCTTCATGCTCGACGTGCTGGAGCCTCGCTTCGCGCGCGACTTCGACTCGGACATGGGCATCAACCACAGCTATGTCTTCGCCGAATACACGTACTCGAAAGTGAACAGCTTTGGCCGGCCGGGTTTCAACTTGTCGGACTCCTACTGGATGTTCGGTCTGGCGCTGGATTACTAGGCCCTACATGACACTCCCTCCGTGCTCCTCCGTGCGGGCCCTGATGGCGGTTCTCGTGGTGGCCGTGGTGCTGTCGGCTCCTGGTTGCCACCGGGCGGTGAAGCCCGAGGCCGGGGGGGATCGCACGGTGGAGGCCGGAGTGCCGGTGGACTTCGGCGCCGAGGGCCGGGACGCCCCCGTGGTGTCCTGGGACTTCGGTGACGGCTCGCCGGCCCAATCCGGCGCGCGGGTGGCCCACGCCTTCGAGCGTCCGGGCACCTACGCGGTGCGGGCGCTGGACAAGGGCGCGGTGCTGGCGAGCGCCACGCTGACGGTGGTGTCCCGGCCCGTGCTGCGCGCCATCCCGGACGACGCGGAGGTGGCCCTCTTCTTTCCCCAACTGCGCGGCAACGTGGACCCGTTGATGGGCTTCATGTCGCAACTGGTGGGCGAGTCCCAGGTGCTGCAGACGCTGGACGCGGTTCCCCTGCTGGCGCTGGTGCTGCGTGATGTGACGGGAGGACAGGCGCGCATCGTGGATCCGGACGAGGGCCTGGGCTTCTTCTCCCTGCCGCGTTTCGAGGGCTCCGTGGTGCTGCTGGGCGTGGCGGACACCCAGGCCGCGGTGGACGCGGTGGTGAAGGAGGTGCAGTCGCGGGGCGCCCGGGTGGTGCGGCGCGAGCCCCAGGGCACCGTCTTCCTGCGGCGGGACAATGGCATGTCGATGGTCGTCTTCCCGGATCGCGGCTACCTGTACGTCGTGGTGCCGGACGCGCCGGAGTCGGAGTCCGAGCAGGAGGAGGGCACGCCGCAGCAGGTGCTGGCGGAGGTGGGCGATGACGGCCTCGCGGCGGTGGAGGAGGTGCGCGCGCGCATCCAGGGCGCGAGCGGCTCGGGGCTGTCCGAGCAGCCGCTGCTCACGTCGATGCGCGCGAAGGTGGGCGCGGGCCACGTGCACGTCTTCGCCCGCCCCGAGGGCAATGACGCCTCCGCGAGCATCCAGGGCTTGTGGGCGGCGCTGACGTTCCAGGACACCCGGGCGGACCTGGAGGGCTGGGTGGTGTCGGACAGGTCGCTCTTCCAGGGAGGCACGGCGCCGGGCTCGGAGCTGCTGGCCCGGGCGCCCCTGGGGCCCATCGCCGCGCTGACGGTGTCCCTGCCTCCCGAGACGCTGGCGAAGCTCGTCTTCGGCTCGCCCGGCTCGGAGCGCCGCGCGCAGACGGAGCAGCGCATGGCGCGACAGGGGCTCGACGCGGCCGGCGTGCAGGGGATGCTGGGCGCGTTGCGCGGAGACCTGTCGTTGCTGGCCTACCTGGACGCGCCGGCCTTCTACCGCAACCTGCTCAAGGGCGAGCGGGGTCCGGAGCCGCGCGGCAGCGTGTTGTTCCAGGCGGGGCTCGTGCGCTCCGAGCCGGTGCTGGAGTGGCTCACCGGGGTGCTGAAGTCGCGCGGGCAGCCCTTCGAGGTGCTCAAGGACAAGGGCGCCACGCGCCTGCGCACGCGCGTGTTCGAGCAGCCGGTGGACGTCACCCTCACGGCGGACCGGCTGACGCTGCGCGGGGGCGAGTCGCTGGAGGCGCGGGCGCAGGGCGGGGTGGGGGAGGAGCTGCGCCAGCGCTTCGGGGCCCAGGGCTTCGAGCCGGGCCACCTGTCGGCCATGGTGGACATGGGCCGGGTGCGCTCCGAATTGGATTCACCTCGGGAGGTGCCCGGCGTGCCGCCGCAGCAGCTTCCCGTGGCGCGTGCCCTGGTGGGCACGTTGATCGATCAGCTGCCGCCCGTCGAGAGTCTCTTCCTCGACTTCGCGCCCGAGCAGGGGGGCGGCCGTTTCCGCATGAGCACCGTGTTGCGCTCGCGCTGAGGTTGCCGCCGTGTCCAGCTCACTCACCATTCTCTATTTCGCCGCGGCGCGGGAGCGCGCGGGACTCGCGCGCGAGTCGCTGGAGGTGCCCGCGGGCGCGCGGGTGGGGGAGGTGTTGAGCCTGCTGGCCTCGCGCCACCCCGGGCTCGCGCCGCTGCTGCCCCACCTGCGGGTGGCGGTGAACCAGGAGTTCTCCACGTCCGAGACCGAGGTACCCCCGGGCGCCGAGGTGGCGTTGATTCCCCCGGTGGCGGGGGGCTCCGGTGGGCTGTTCCGGGTGGTGGACCGGCCGCTGCGCCTGGAGGAAGTGGTGGAGGCGGTGGCCAGCGAGGCGCTGGGCGGGCTCGTCACCTTCTCGGGCGCGGTGCGCAACCAGACGAAGGGCCGGCGCGTGGTGAGGCTGGAGTACGAGGCCTATCCGCCGATGGCGGAGAAGAAGCTGGCGGAGATTGGCGCCGAGGTGGCCGAGCGGTTCAACGGCACGCGGCTGGCCATCGTGCACCGGGTGGGAACGCTGCACCCGGGCGAGCTGGCGGTGGTGATCGCCGCCGCGGCGCCGCACCGCAAGGAGGCGTTCCTCGGGTGCGAGCACGCGATTGAACGGCTCAAGCAGGACGTGCCCATCTGGAAGAAGGAATTCTTCGAGGATGGCGAGGTGTGGGTGGGCCTGGGGCCCTGACGAGGGCGTCGTTTGAGCCTTGGTCCCCAGCGAGAAACCGTGAGTATCTTCCGCGCCGGAGGCCACATGGGGTTCGAACTCGAGGTCGACAACTATCGTGCCCTGCGCCGGGTTCGCTGGAAGGCGGATGGTGTGTGTGCACTCGTAGGGCCCAACGGCAGCGGCAAGACGACGCTGCTGAGTGTGCTGGCCTTTCTGCGGTCCGCAGCGGTGGATGGCTTCGGAAAGGCGCTTAACGCGCATGGTGGCGCCGCCCTGTTTCGTCACAGGCAAGCTGCCGCCAGCGAGCCCGTTCGGTTTGCACTCACCGTCGGAGATGTGAGGTGGGAGGCCAAACCATCCACAGGTGGGCTCGGTGTCGTCGTCCCTGTTCCCGAACTTCTCATCATCGAGCAGGAAGTCGTGGCGGAACAGCGAGCCGGTGAGGCGAATTTCAGGGTTCTTGAGAAGAGCAAGAATGCCAGCGATCAAGGCTTCCTGGATGCTGTGGCGGAGGCGAGCCCAGACCTGAGGACCGCGATGGATTCGCTGGTGGCCACCCTGTCGACCTCGGTTCTCTACAGCTTTGATGCCTTCTGGCAACTGAAGAGGGAAGGGTCGCGAGAGGGTACGGACGTCTGGCTCAATCCAGACGGGCGCAATGCTTTCACCGTGTTGCGCAACTGGATCGCGGGGAAAAGAGAGTACCGGCCTCGTTGGGAATGGGTGCGAAGCGGCCTGCGAGAGTGCTTTCCCGATCTATTCGATGACCTCGACTTTGCGGTCGCCGGCCAGACTGTTGCCGCTCAGTTTTATGGGCCTGGAGGTGGGGATCCGACACCAATGCATCTCGCCCCGAATGGTCTCCTCATGGCGCTTCTCATACTCTGCGCGATCGCATCAGGGCGCGACCGGGGCGTCATTTGCATCGACGAACCAGAGAATGGTCTTCATCCGTATGCGATCCAGCGGCTCATCTCGCTCATGAGAGAACGCGCCGAGACACATGGGCTGACCATTCTGCTCGCCACGCACTCACCGACGTTGCTGAACGAGTTCAATGATCAACTGGACCATGTCTTCATCATGGAGCCGTGGCAGGAGACCCTCCCCGTGCGGCTCGACCAGCACCAGAATCCGGAGTGGCTCCGGAACTTCGCGCTCGGCGACCTCTACATGAATCAGACGATCGCACCCCAGGTGCAGCCGAAGACATGAGCCGGGTGCAACTCGTCGTGACCGGGGATATGGAACGGGTCGCGCTGGCGGCATCGCTGCGCCATGCCTTCCCAGCGCATGAGTTGAACTTCCTTCTGACGCAGAAGGTGCAGGACTTCACGTCGAGCAGGTTGGGAACTCACCCGGGACGGGTACCGGGGCTGAAGACTCGCGCCCAGGACATGGCACAGGCGATTGTGTCGGCACTTGAGCCAGGTAGGTATCCTGATGCTATTCCAGATATGGTGCTGGCCGTCGACGATCTTGAATTGGTCAACGTGGACCAACCGCACGTCGTGACTGAGTACCTTGCGCGTGAAATCGAACTGACGATCAAAGATCGAAAACTCTCTCTGGCCAGCGAAACGCGCGTGCGCGAGCGCCTTCGCAGCCGCGCCTCGTTCCACCTCTTCGTGCCCATGCCCGAGGCCTACTTCTACGCGGAGCCCGCCGCACTCAAGCGCGCTGGAGCAAAGGCGGCGAGCCGATTCGACGTGGCCCAGCGCGATACGGAGGCCTTCGAGGTGGACGACCCCGCCTATCGTCAATGGCTCGAAAAGCGAGCACCCAACGCAGTCGAGCCCCACCGGCGGCACCCCAAGCAATACCTCCGTTACCTGTGCGATCCGAACGCGAGCATCGAGCGGGCCTACCGTGA encodes the following:
- a CDS encoding AAA family ATPase — protein: MGFELEVDNYRALRRVRWKADGVCALVGPNGSGKTTLLSVLAFLRSAAVDGFGKALNAHGGAALFRHRQAAASEPVRFALTVGDVRWEAKPSTGGLGVVVPVPELLIIEQEVVAEQRAGEANFRVLEKSKNASDQGFLDAVAEASPDLRTAMDSLVATLSTSVLYSFDAFWQLKREGSREGTDVWLNPDGRNAFTVLRNWIAGKREYRPRWEWVRSGLRECFPDLFDDLDFAVAGQTVAAQFYGPGGGDPTPMHLAPNGLLMALLILCAIASGRDRGVICIDEPENGLHPYAIQRLISLMRERAETHGLTILLATHSPTLLNEFNDQLDHVFIMEPWQETLPVRLDQHQNPEWLRNFALGDLYMNQTIAPQVQPKT